A genomic window from Streptomyces sp. NBC_01429 includes:
- a CDS encoding ferredoxin — protein sequence MRVSIETDKCVGSGQCVMLAPDVFDQGDDGIVLLLQDEPPEETHEDVRQSAMMCPTRLIHVAE from the coding sequence ATGCGCGTCAGCATCGAAACCGACAAGTGTGTGGGCTCGGGCCAGTGTGTGATGCTCGCGCCCGATGTCTTCGACCAGGGTGACGACGGCATCGTCCTGCTGCTCCAGGACGAGCCGCCCGAGGAGACGCACGAGGATGTGCGGCAGTCGGCCATGATGTGCCCGACCCGCCTCATCCACGTCGCGGAGTGA
- a CDS encoding NAD(P)/FAD-dependent oxidoreductase: MTRARILIVGGGFAGVECARRLERTLSPEQARIALVAPFSYQLYMPLLPQVASGVLTPQSVAVSLRRGLHHTRVIPGGSIGVDTDAKVCVIRKITDEIVDERYDYLVLAPGSVTRTFDIPGLSEHALGMKTLAEAAYLRDHVIAQLDLADAATDEAERASRLRFIVVGGGYAGTETAACLQRITMSAARRYPRLDARLIKWHIVDVAPKLMPELGDKLGTDALRILRARGIEVSLGVSVAKVEPELVTLTDGRALPCRTLVWTAGVTASPLIATLGAETERGRLTVTSRLTVPGADGVFALGDAAAVPDLTKGDGAVCPPTAQHAQRQGRTAADNVTASLRGTAPRSYVHKDLGLVVDLGGRDAVSRPLGLQLTGLPAQAVARGYHLMALRTNVAKVRTMTNWLLNAAAGDDYVRTGFQSRRPATLRDFEYTDSYLTHDQIRSRTRSPASGG, from the coding sequence ATGACACGAGCAAGGATCCTCATCGTCGGAGGCGGCTTCGCCGGAGTCGAGTGCGCCCGCCGCCTGGAACGCACCCTCTCGCCCGAGCAGGCGCGGATCGCCCTGGTGGCGCCCTTCAGCTACCAGCTCTACATGCCCCTGCTGCCCCAGGTGGCCTCCGGGGTGCTCACCCCGCAGTCCGTGGCGGTCTCGCTGCGGCGCGGGCTGCACCACACCCGCGTCATCCCCGGCGGCTCCATCGGTGTGGACACCGACGCCAAGGTGTGCGTCATCCGGAAGATCACCGATGAGATCGTCGATGAACGGTACGACTATCTCGTCCTCGCGCCCGGCAGCGTGACCAGGACCTTCGACATCCCCGGCCTGTCCGAGCACGCCCTGGGCATGAAGACGCTCGCCGAGGCCGCGTATCTGCGCGATCACGTCATCGCCCAGCTCGATCTGGCCGACGCGGCGACCGACGAGGCCGAGCGCGCCTCCCGGCTGCGGTTCATCGTGGTGGGCGGCGGCTACGCGGGGACCGAGACGGCGGCCTGCCTCCAGCGCATCACCATGTCGGCGGCCCGGCGCTACCCCCGGCTGGACGCGCGGCTGATCAAGTGGCACATCGTCGACGTGGCGCCCAAGCTGATGCCGGAACTCGGCGACAAGCTCGGCACGGACGCCCTGCGGATCCTGCGCGCCCGCGGCATCGAGGTGTCCCTCGGTGTCTCGGTCGCCAAGGTCGAACCCGAGCTGGTCACCCTCACCGACGGCCGCGCGCTGCCCTGCCGCACCCTCGTCTGGACGGCGGGCGTCACCGCGAGCCCGCTGATCGCCACCCTGGGCGCCGAGACCGAACGGGGCCGGCTCACCGTCACCAGCCGGCTCACCGTGCCCGGCGCCGACGGGGTCTTCGCCCTGGGCGACGCCGCCGCCGTGCCCGACCTCACCAAGGGCGACGGCGCCGTCTGCCCGCCCACCGCACAGCACGCCCAGCGCCAGGGCCGGACGGCCGCCGACAACGTGACCGCCTCGCTGCGCGGCACCGCCCCGCGCTCCTACGTCCACAAGGACCTCGGTCTGGTGGTCGACCTCGGCGGCAGGGACGCGGTGTCCCGCCCCCTCGGCCTGCAACTGACCGGTCTTCCGGCCCAGGCCGTGGCGCGCGGCTATCATCTGATGGCGCTGCGCACCAATGTCGCCAAGGTCCGTACGATGACCAACTGGCTGCTGAACGCGGCGGCGGGCGACGACTACGTCCGTACCGGATTCCAGAGCCGCCGACCGGCCACCCTGCGCGACTTCGAGTACACCGACTCCTATCTGACGCACGATCAGATCCGGTCGCGCACAAGGTCACCGGCCTCCGGCGGCTGA
- a CDS encoding beta-galactosidase produces MEHTLSMTDRPEPPLRGHLDLGDRPGVPHPIEVTSRFLTRGGVPHIPVTAEYHYSRHPRARWEQALRKIRSGGATAVASYLFWLHHAPEEGAPRFDGHLDVRHFAQLCARLGLGFVPRIGPWVHAEARGGGLPDWVRARDITVRSDDPGYLALVRGWYGAVAEQLRGLDRASGGPVLALQIENELFADPGHLARLKALAAELGLDAPLWTTTAWGGVRLPGDELLPLYGGYTDGFWFGSDDPWDDSCRANFLFGHDRDDPGIGADLRTGAAAASTADPSRFPFATCELGGGMAQAYHRRVRVAPDDVAALALTKLGCGSNWQGYYVFHGGTNPGPGLQESHATGSPNDLPELTYDFQAPLGEYGQAREHYFALRQQHLMLADFGPALAPCASVLPDRRPAGPGDTSTLRWALRSDGDTGWLFVNNHQPHEPLPDHPGVRFDLALPDGHRVRFPHRPVTVPSGAYFCWPVGLCTAGVRLAWATAQPVCVRELGGRQVLVLAAEDGIPVELAFARPAPAPIRVPEGADVTDTGDAVLVGGVRPGTDCLITVGTDAGETDILVLDRATARTAVPLDVLGAERLVLCADAVTDEDGALRLHTARDRPDFALLPAPERLPEVPGATLSSAADGVFTRYTLLPDSGPDDGPDDGVRVTVRRIREAAAPPAAVTRVPGRASAPAAEAYENAEIHRVRVTGIPTDADELLLRVHWSGDTARAYGHRDGEEDGDGIGDRNGGRDAGEDRDRAGSLFADDFCHGRPWEIGLSALGPLTGEPRERTVELRLLPLAADSPVRFPPAARPDPGGAPFHVALERVEAEVVRVWEVAPAAALRDRS; encoded by the coding sequence GTGGAGCACACCCTGAGCATGACGGACCGGCCGGAGCCACCGCTGCGTGGGCATCTCGACCTGGGCGACCGGCCGGGCGTCCCCCACCCCATCGAGGTCACCAGCCGCTTCCTGACCAGAGGCGGCGTCCCCCACATACCGGTGACCGCCGAGTACCACTACAGCCGCCACCCCCGCGCCCGCTGGGAACAGGCGCTGCGGAAGATCAGGAGCGGTGGCGCGACGGCCGTCGCGAGCTATCTGTTCTGGCTCCACCACGCCCCCGAGGAGGGCGCCCCGCGCTTCGACGGCCACCTCGACGTACGGCACTTCGCGCAGCTGTGCGCGCGGCTCGGTCTCGGCTTCGTACCGCGGATCGGCCCGTGGGTGCACGCGGAGGCGCGGGGCGGCGGGCTGCCCGACTGGGTACGGGCGCGGGACATCACCGTACGCAGCGACGACCCGGGCTATCTGGCGCTGGTGCGCGGCTGGTACGGCGCGGTCGCCGAGCAGCTGCGCGGCCTCGACCGGGCCTCCGGCGGGCCGGTGCTCGCCCTCCAGATCGAGAACGAGCTGTTCGCCGACCCCGGGCACCTGGCCAGACTCAAGGCGCTCGCCGCCGAGCTGGGCCTCGACGCGCCGCTGTGGACCACCACCGCCTGGGGCGGCGTGCGGCTGCCGGGGGACGAACTGCTCCCGCTGTACGGCGGATACACCGACGGCTTCTGGTTCGGCTCCGACGATCCCTGGGACGACAGCTGCCGCGCCAACTTCCTCTTCGGCCACGACCGCGACGATCCGGGCATCGGCGCCGATCTGCGCACCGGCGCGGCCGCGGCGAGCACCGCCGACCCGAGCCGTTTCCCTTTCGCCACCTGCGAGTTGGGCGGCGGCATGGCGCAGGCGTACCACCGCAGGGTGCGGGTCGCCCCGGACGATGTCGCCGCGCTCGCCCTGACCAAACTGGGCTGCGGCTCCAACTGGCAGGGCTACTACGTCTTCCACGGCGGCACCAACCCGGGCCCCGGCCTCCAGGAGTCCCACGCGACCGGCTCGCCCAACGACCTGCCGGAGCTGACCTACGACTTCCAGGCACCGCTGGGCGAGTACGGCCAGGCCAGGGAGCACTACTTCGCACTGCGCCAACAGCACCTGATGCTGGCCGACTTCGGCCCCGCGCTGGCGCCGTGCGCGAGTGTGCTGCCCGACCGGCGGCCGGCCGGCCCCGGCGACACGTCCACCCTGCGCTGGGCCCTGCGCTCCGACGGCGACACCGGCTGGCTGTTCGTCAACAACCACCAGCCGCACGAGCCGTTGCCCGACCATCCCGGCGTACGGTTCGACCTCGCGCTCCCGGACGGCCACCGGGTCCGGTTCCCGCACCGTCCGGTGACCGTCCCCTCGGGCGCGTACTTCTGCTGGCCGGTCGGGCTGTGTACCGCCGGTGTGCGGCTGGCCTGGGCCACCGCGCAGCCGGTGTGCGTCCGGGAGCTGGGCGGCCGTCAGGTGCTGGTGCTGGCCGCCGAGGACGGCATCCCCGTCGAGCTGGCGTTCGCCCGCCCCGCCCCGGCCCCGATCCGCGTCCCCGAGGGCGCCGACGTCACCGACACGGGCGACGCGGTGCTGGTCGGCGGGGTGCGGCCGGGTACGGACTGCCTGATCACCGTCGGCACCGACGCGGGCGAGACCGACATCCTGGTGCTCGACCGGGCCACCGCGCGCACCGCCGTCCCGCTCGACGTCCTGGGCGCCGAGCGGCTGGTGCTGTGCGCGGACGCCGTCACCGACGAGGACGGGGCGCTGCGGCTGCACACCGCCCGTGACCGCCCGGACTTCGCCCTGCTGCCCGCGCCGGAACGGCTGCCCGAGGTGCCGGGCGCCACGCTCTCCTCGGCGGCCGACGGTGTGTTCACCCGTTACACACTGCTGCCCGACAGCGGTCCCGACGACGGTCCCGACGACGGCGTACGGGTCACCGTACGGCGGATCCGGGAGGCCGCCGCTCCCCCGGCCGCCGTCACCCGCGTACCCGGACGGGCGAGCGCCCCCGCCGCCGAGGCGTACGAGAACGCGGAGATCCACCGCGTCCGGGTCACCGGCATCCCCACCGACGCGGACGAACTGCTGCTGCGCGTGCACTGGAGCGGTGACACGGCCCGCGCCTACGGCCACCGGGACGGAGAAGAGGACGGGGACGGGATCGGGGACAGGAACGGGGGCCGGGACGCGGGTGAAGACAGGGACCGCGCGGGCTCGCTGTTCGCCGACGACTTCTGCCACGGGCGCCCCTGGGAGATCGGGCTGAGCGCGCTCGGTCCGCTCACCGGGGAACCCCGGGAGCGGACCGTCGAACTGCGGCTGCTGCCGCTGGCCGCCGACTCGCCGGTCCGCTTCCCGCCCGCCGCCCGCCCCGACCCGGGCGGCGCCCCGTTCCACGTGGCGCTGGAGCGCGTCGAGGCGGAGGTCGTGCGGGTTTGGGAGGTCGCTCCGGCCGCCGCCCTCAGGGACCGGTCGTGA